DNA sequence from the Coffea eugenioides isolate CCC68of chromosome 9, Ceug_1.0, whole genome shotgun sequence genome:
TAGTAAGACAAAGACGGGCTCAAGCTATGATTTATCGTATCAAAAAAGCCAATGGTGTTTGGGTGGACAATGAAGCTGATATAGCAAGTGAAGCAACCACCTATTTCTCTAAACTTTTCTCGGATTCTTTGGGATCATCTGCAGATATGCTACACCTAATTCCACCTATGATTTCGGGAGAGGATAATGTGAAGTTGGAAGAAATCCCTtcaattgaagaggtttttagAGTCCTGAAGGCAATGGATGAAGAAAGTGTTGCTGGCCCAGATGGATTCACgggaaaattttttacttttgcatgGCCAGTCATCGCCCAAGATGTCTACAAGGCGGTACTCAGTTTTTTCTGTGGAGCAGAACTTCCTCGTTTCATCACCTCTACTTCAATTGTTCTAATTCCAAAGGTGCCAAATCCTCAAGATTTTTCTCAATTTAGACCCATCAGCCTATGTAACTTCTTCAACAAGCTATTATCAAGGATCTTGGCAGACAGAGTGGCGGAAATATTGCCAAAAATTATTTCTCCCCAGCAGACAGGATTTGTGAAGGGTCGTAATATAACCGAAAACTTCCTACTTGCACAGGAGGTGATATCGGGTATGGCGAAAAAGAATAGAGGTGGTAATGTGGTTATGAAACTAGACATGTCTAAGGCATATGACAGAGTGGCATGGGGTCATATTATCAATGTTCTGAGAAGGTTCGGTTTTGGTGAGAGATTCATTGATATGGTTTGGCGACTGATTTCTAATGTCTGGTTTTCCGTCATTATAAATGGATCCTTATATGGTTTTTTCAAATCTTCGAGAGGACTCCGTCAGGGTGACCCATTATCACCAGCATTATTTATTATAGGGGCAGAGGTGTTATCTAGAGCACTGAATAATCTTGTCATGCAACCAAGATTTGTGGGTTTCAAAGTTCCATATGGATGCCCGTCTATTACTCACTTGGCATTTGCGGATGATGTTCTTATTTTTGCAAATGGATCCTCATTTTCCCTGAAGGCTATCATGAAAGTGTTAGATGATTATCAAAGATGTTCGGGCCAATTAATAAATGTACAAAAAAGCTGTTATCTAGTTCATCCATCTGTATCAATGGCAAGACGACGGCTGCTTGATCGCATTTCTAGGTTTGCCCGCAAGTCATTTCCAGTACGCTATTTAGGGTTTCCGCTCTACATTGGAAGATGCAAATCATCTTATTTTGGAGAAGTTTGTCACGCAATACTAGCAAGGATTCTGTCTTGGAAATCAAGGTTACTTTCCTTTGGAGGAAAAATTATTCTAATCAAGCATGTATTATCTTCAATACCAGTTCACCTAATGTCAgtgacgtgcgcggagtatacatatacaattaagctcatcctaatcaagttttacatttataaactcctaaataccccacacgcgatttatcgcaagtatacgaatcgtgagcgagtatagggtattaagggtcgatcccacaaggaagattgcaattaccggtactactaaagcttctctattatttagactatcaatgaattataacaaattaaagcctactgaaattatacaagaaaataacaaatgaaagctccttaggttgtggtatccctaactactcatgcaagtgttatatttggatcattgagtactacatctaggctagttatggtgtaatttccttatgcatttgaatcctactttcgtagtgaatcaattatacttataactaatccatacctattctcatggttatgaaattagctacaagttcatttcttcaatgaaattacatgaaatgaatcactaaaaaccacataagtgcacctctactttcgtgagtgtactccctatgtttagcacttcttgaactagtgttaaatctcaattttcattgcagaaacaacaccttaaataatcacaatcaatggtaccagattaatcatgatttaaagagccaaagtgctaaataacttgctcaaattatagcagtcaaataaccaaataataaacactaacaattatagaaagttcaaccaaacccaaggcttaaactttagaaacacataatgaacacaaaatccagaacttgtatattaactaaaattggaatcaaatacaaaagataaagaatttagaaggaatacaacccttgtcacatgagctttcttccttgccttcttcatcctccatcttcatcctaatctagataataaacaagaatggaaaagctacactactctatactaagctaaactaacactagggagatgaaagagctacatttctgcaacttcaagcttctcccgtatgtctctctatttttctgctatgaactccccaTCTCCtttttttgcaatgaatttggctatttaatgatgaaaggtggtcaagaaatgaggattacatctcccttttacagctgggaatgtttctcacatgtctagcatccaatgtgagttggtggaggtgaaattgagttttacgcgtacagagcagccttttctgaccagtgatccgagctgctacagtacctcggatccgtatggatccgagctcggatccactaacccagaaacaaccgagggttcggatgaatagtggatccgagtgtggatcacttgctctgtttttggcccaacttcaaccgatcttttcttgatgataaaagctgatttagctcttgaccaaaacattaaacttgtagccctttgagttagctttccaatgcatcaagaatcacctcatttggatctgtgtaggctgagaaatgactgaaatacccttacctgctcattgccctgttccagtttcgaccagtagaaatttgctattgtaattcggcattttgacctggaaaaccttcaaactggatttagatgtcttcaccaaagttgtagatctatctcttatcttcaaatgggttcaagaatcatcccaatccgatcattgtaactcaagttatagccgaaatatgaaaatgtgtcaaaactgtcaaaatacacaaaatccaagtaaaaagtgataaaaacctcatttaatcacttaaaagcatttttcaccaattataaccaaaatgattcatattcttccaataatataaccaaagtgactaaaaataatataaaatgtcatacaattattacgtaaattagtcacttatcaaactcccccacacttaaatcattgcttgtcctcaagcaattcacacataatcaaatgcaatgattcaagaggtgaaacaatatatgcactttgtccaatttaattcctcaagacttggaaaataatcattatacaattattcaatttacactaaatacttataatatcaagtaaaggaaagataattataccctaaattcaacaagttaaacttaatctcttaccctaacctaatttcacaaataagcaacccacatagtcgatttatagccttcctcctcctataatcatcctttttctcaaaattttacatctaagagggatttattcatactaattttacttaattagtgagaatgcctttttacgcgaaaatcgacacttttaggtgaagattcccggttactcaacatttcacttattcaagttgcaatgcatactcttaattcaagtacctttttacgcgaaaatcgacatttgtagatgccaacccccggttactcggtacaaaaatcattggagtagaataattttttctttcttttcttctcttttttttttttttttttaaactaaaggacaataaatagatattccctcttagaaaatatataagactaatcaaaggaggagtataaccttttatcaactatgtcaatcacttacttgcaaaattaagtaaagagaagaaatctcattaaacatgtaaaattataggcataattttcctcactttaccaaatatactttctaaaatgtaaaaattctaattgcataataactatttccaagttaaatgaggactaaaccttccaaaatacacataaagtttcaacaattggaagaataaaaacatttaaagttggaacaaattagccctttttgaatgaaaatgcaaaaatttgaaaaacttttgggccatagtgacatattggacaagatgttagacaaattttgacggagtttccccatataaatggaagaaaactccctgccaacaaacccaatttcaggcaaattatccacatggcaaataattcaaacacaattccaatatttctaagcatttaaatccacaaaatatcatcacatagcattagaatgcaagttcacatatttcctcccccacacttaaacttcacattgtcctcaatgtgagaaaaggaaaataaagaaagagtaaaagaaaatactccccttatgacttgcgcaatccgaatccatgtccaagtaatgaatttccaactttacttgaaagaatggagacttcaattaatgcaccttgaaaaaaaaacaaaaatacaattcttaagaataaaagcttgcaaccaacaagaagaaaagtggagttgaaggaggaaaaagagggaagaatgaagaaaagtggTCCGAGGCTTCGTTtggaaaggatccgaggtcgtttttgaaaggatccgaggtcggatcatgataagtgagctcggatcaagaagctcgaaatttttctctgattgcagaagtggatccgaggccttggatccatatggatccgagctcggatcaagaagctcgaagtttttctctgattgcagaagtggatccttggatccattgaatctgcacttattgcagaatttttgcaattttcagtttgacctcaattcttcaaaatacaccctagatcatttctatgtcaaaataaatcattcacgcacatgtaaaatgatctaaacatgcattctaaacctctttaatgcatcaaaattcacaattactgaatttgaggtattgagatctttgatcaaacttcgcctttttcacctcatttggtcacttttgcatctttttccaaaacctacaaatgaaaaataacaaaataactcaaacttatactttaaacataaaatcactccaaagtaacaccaacttaaacaagcattgggttgcctcccaataagcgcttctttaaagtcaatagcttgactatatcacctcatttttcaaggaggcttagttaacgaataatccaccattttaggccttggtggatcattgtaaggtgacttaatagaaaaagccacatgaACTAATGATctgagagatggaagtgacttacatattccaagtgttccatagatattaccttgaatatgcaccacttgagaacttaccaaaggaaatgtcatgagagtatcttgggcaggaatacctttagaacctatactttcactgcactcctcaagaggggtgaaaaatgagtcattaaaactcacctcttgaggctcaaagttagttccaaagatattatcatgtgaaatggacatttgctcattgaaacacaattgagattcatcattttcatcaaaatgcaacccattttcacatacaacattcccatcattcatgctaggatcattttgcacattattagaggaaataacttcacacaatgcattcaattgctcatgtattcgaccaaagtgagaagctaattcatctattctttcctcaatcctatcaaaacgatcggaagttgcatttgctagcttttctattgctaaatcaaattgattagaaaaattttctacagctagctcccaagatgcattagaatcattagctaatggttcactttctaactcccaaggtagaggtgtattagctaacttctctattgccaactcccaagatggttttgattcatattggacactttcaggttggtgatcataaaaatatgaattatcactataagtacattgattattccaaccataagcaggagaattgctccaattagcactatattgatcaaaacaaggattgtaatgctctaatttatcataataatccacattttgtgcttgcatacatgtattagtagcatgataacctccacacaagtcacaaatcacatgataagaattaaaaacattaacattcctcctctgctcaatttcatgcatcatggtgtccatttgaacttgtaacttaattacatcaaattttgcctttaagcaccttaaaccatcttcaaaagacatacattcagtaaattcttggttacctctattaaaggagctttgcacttggtaaccatccattaccaatcttccatttctcaagcattgtcctccaaattgacctacccttctcattacctaaaattgcttttaaacaacttaagagcaaaattagtaagaagaataggtgataaaatgcatacacacagaaaatactaaaatgacagaaaataacattcacacaaaaactaataaaatgtctaaactaataaagttactcttcacaccgatattgccaaatcttccccggcaacggcgccaaaaacttgacgtgcgcggagtatacatatacaattaaactcatcctaatcaagttttacatttataaactcctaaataccccacacgcgatttatcgcaagtatacgaatcgtgagcgagtatagggtattaagggtcgatcccacaaggaagattgcaattaccggtactactaaagcttctctattatttagactatcaatgaattataacaaattaaagcctactgaaattatacaagaaaataacaaatgaaagctccttaggttgtggtatccctaactactcatgcaagtgttatatttggatcattgagtactacatctaggctagttatgatgtaatttccttatgcatttgaatcctactttcgtagtgaatcaattatacttataactaatccatacctattctcatggttatgaaattagctacaagttcatttcttcaatgaaattacatgaaatgaatcactaaaaaccacataagtgcacctctactttcgtgagtgtactccctatgtttagcacttcttgaactagtgttaaatctcaattttcattgcagaaacaacaccttaaataatcacaatcaatggtaccagattaatcatgatttaaagagccaaagtgctaaataacttgctcaaatcatagcagtcaaataaccaaataataaacactaacaattatagaaagttcaaccaaacccaaggcttaaactttagaaacacataatgaacacaaaatccagaacttgtatattaactaaaattggaatcaaatacaaaagataaagaatttagaaggaatacaacccttgtcacatgagctttcttccttgccttcttcatcctccatcttcatcctaatctagataataaacaagaatggaaaagctacactactctatactaagctaaactaacactagggagatgaaagagctacatttctgcaacttcaagcttctcccgtatgtctctctatttttctgctatgaactccccaTCTCCtttttttgcaatgaatttggctatttaatgatgaaaggtggtcaagaaatgaggattacatctcccttttacagctgggaatgtttctcacatgtctagcatccaatgtgagttggtggaggtgaaattgagttttacgcgtacagagcagccttttctgaccagtgatccgagctgctacagtacctcggatccgtatggatccgagctcggatccactaacccagaaacaaccgagggttcggatgaatagtggatccgagtgtggatcacttgctctgtttttggcccaacttcaaccgatcttttcttgatgataaaagctgatttagctcttgaccaaaacattaaacttgtagccctttgagttagctttccaatgcatcaagaatcacctcatttggatctgtgtaggctgagaaatgactgaaatacccttacctgctcattgccctgttccagtttcgaccagtagaaatttgctattgtaattcggcattttgacctggaaaaccttcaaactggatttagatgtcttcaccaaagttgtagatctatctcttatcttcaaatgggttcaagaatcatcccaatccgatcattgtaactcaagttatagccgaaatacgaaaatgtgtcaaaactgtcaaaatacacaaaatccaagtaaaaagtgataaaaatctcatttaatcacttaaaagcatttttcaccaattatagccaaaatgattcatattcttccaataatataaccaaagtgactaaaaataatataaaatgtcatacaattattacgtaaattagtcacttatcagtcAGCTGCAGTTATTCCCAGTTCGGTGTTAAAAACTATAGAAAAGGCATGCTCGGCATTCCTGTGGGGATCCTCACCCGAGGAGTCGAAGCTTCATTGGATAAGTTGGCCTCAATTGTGCTATCCAGTTGAGGAAGGGGGAATTGGATTTCGGAGATTATGTGACGTCTACATAGCCTTTTCCTCCAAGTTATGGTGGAAATTCCGAACAGAATCATCACTGTGGTCAACCTTCATGAAAGCAAAGTATTGTAAATGTCTGCATCCTTGTCAGGTAGAACTCAGGCCAACGGATTCGGCAATTTGGCGAAGGATGATCAATGTGAGCAGACAAGTGGAACTCTCAATATTATGGGTGGCCAAATATGGGGCGTGTCATTTTTGGTACGATAACTGGTTGGGGAGTGGTGCATTGTTTCTAAAGGTTCCGGTTATCCCAAATTTGACGTTCCGAAACTTCGTAAGCAACGGCCATTGGGATTTGAACCTTCTTTACCATACATTGCCAAAGGAAATTGCTTATTCCATTTCAGAACAAATGGCCCCAGAAGAAGGAAGTATAGCTGAAGTCATTTGGATGCCCACAACAACTGGAAATTTCTCTCTACACTCAGCTTTTGGGGATATTAGGCAGGCCCGACCCACGTCTATGGTATTTGCTTCCATTTGGCACCCTCGGATACCTGTgaaagtttcatttttcatgATGAGACTTCTTCTGAGGAGAATACCGACACCGGATAAGCTTCGTAAATTTGGTTTCCATTTGCCGTCAAAGTGCTTTTGCTGCACTGAGGCTTCTGAGGAGTCTATTGAGCATTTATTCTCCAATGGACACATTGCGTCATTActttggaattattttggagggttATGTGGAATAAAATTCTCAGGATCTTTTCTACGAGCACGCATAGTAGATTGGTGGTTGTTTTCACAGGATTCTGAGTTACGAAGGCTTATTTGTCGTATTCTTCCTAGTGTAATTTGCTGGCAGATTTGGAAGGCAAGGAACAAAGCAATGTTTGAGGGTGTCCAGATGCAATCATCAGCCATTCGCCAAGCCATCTTCTCAGAAGTCCAATCCATGGTAGGAATACATTTTAAACAACTGATAAGACTACAATCTTTTTGTCAATTGTATGATTGGTCAAAT
Encoded proteins:
- the LOC113783187 gene encoding uncharacterized protein LOC113783187, coding for MSFVHAKCSVDERRDLWSSLLADKPSFLPWCIGGDFNVIVAPHEKRGGRPFAITEGVEFLSFMEEAGVFDVGFSGPNFTWSNNRRSRARISKRLDRFLVNGACLDLSYNISVLHLARHPSDHSPLKLSFVAQSDAKPRPFRFLNVWTTKPQLLEVISQAWNQDVNGSPMRALCSKLLATRKAIQTWNKEHFGNVIDNMRSAEMAVQRAEEVVDQDDSEECQIELKKAQAELRHALSIEEQFWRQKARVKWLRQGDTNSKYFHAIVRQRRAQAMIYRIKKANGVWVDNEADIASEATTYFSKLFSDSLGSSADMLHLIPPMISGEDNVKLEEIPSIEEVFRVLKAMDEESVAGPDGFTGKFFTFAWPVIAQDVYKAVLSFFCGAELPRFITSTSIVLIPKVPNPQDFSQFRPISLCNFFNKLLSRILADRVAEILPKIISPQQTGFVKGRNITENFLLAQEVISGMAKKNRGGNVVMKLDMSKAYDRVAWGHIINVLRRFGFGERFIDMVWRLISNVWFSVIINGSLYGFFKSSRGLRQGDPLSPALFIIGAEVLSRALNNLVMQPRFVGFKVPYGCPSITHLAFADDVLIFANGSSFSLKAIMKVLDDYQRCSGQLINVQKSCYLVHPSVSMARRRLLDRISRFARKSFPSAAVIPSSVLKTIEKACSAFLWGSSPEESKLHWISWPQLCYPVEEGGIGFRRLCDVYIAFSSKLWWKFRTESSLWSTFMKAKYCKCLHPCQVELRPTDSAIWRRMINVSRQVELSILWVAKYGACHFWYDNWLGSGALFLKVPVIPNLTFRNFVSNGHWDLNLLYHTLPKEIAYSISEQMAPEEGSIAEVIWMPTTTGNFSLHSAFGDIRQARPTSMVFASIWHPRIPVKVSFFMMRLLLRRIPTPDKLRKFGFHLPSKCFCCTEASEESIEHLFSNGHIASLLWNYFGGLCGIKFSGSFLRARIVDWWLFSQDSELRRLICRILPSVICWQIWKARNKAMFEGVQMQSSAIRQAIFSEVQSMVGIHFKQLIRLQSFCQLYDWSNAPGGTVVYQGIRWETKETGRYTLNTDGCAKGNPGIGGGGGILRDSTGLPMIGFSAYLGETTCLRAEACALLIGLQICIHKGFGNICVQSDSLVLIGIIQRRTQCPWKIRRYVNQIWQLLDDPSRFTHCYREANTVSDALSNVGISHPDKQIEIYDTFSTFPRLPRGAIRLDRIGIPSIRKMRIM